A stretch of DNA from Odontesthes bonariensis isolate fOdoBon6 chromosome 5, fOdoBon6.hap1, whole genome shotgun sequence:
CAGCAGACACAGAACATCCCAGGTGAGGGGAACCAAAGCCTGACCATTTACAGAtgtgctgtggctgctgtacacacacacacacacacacacacacatatatgtatatatatatatatgtgtgtgtgtgtgtgtgctaagaCTGCTGATCTCCAGGGGATAAATATATATGACTAAACTAATGGTGAACACCAATATGTGCTCCTTTTCCACATACAGCCACAGTATGagttaaacatttaaacatggcccctctctctctcacatctcttcatcctcctcttcctctccacacataaacaataaaacagaacacACAACTCCTCAAACCCGAGAAAAATCAAACAATATTaatcaacaatattaataaaaacaaacttgTCAATCACTCCTTTCCAATAACAGCTGCAACAACGACCACAAACTAAAACAGGATAAAAGGAAAGTTTTCCCAgcatcctcctccttcttcctcctcctctcatgCAGAACAAACTGTCTCCTCCAGCACAAAATTCACCTCTTTGTCTCTGAACTCTGGCTGTATGTGGTTCATTGTAGTCGTTGTAGTTAAAATTGTATGGCTTTAGGGCATGGTTCAGGTTTTATCAAGAGTTGGCTGGCCCCTCGTCTGAGTCCGGCCTCCCTCTGCCCCCCGCAGCAGGGTTATTGTTGTTGGAGGCAGGGTAGTAGTcctcagggggcggggcttgtgGCCCTGGGGCGGTGGGGGCCGTCCGAGTCCGGAAGGCAGACAGTCCAATTGGCAGAGCGAGGGGCAGAGATGCAGAGCCAAACTGAGAGGCCTCCATGGAAGACACCGCCCCCAGGTGGTGCAGCCCGAGGGACACGCCCACATCCATGCTGTCACTCATCTGGGGCGAGGATCCCTGCTGACCCCCGCCTCCACCCACGCCCGTCTGTCCACCCTGCCTCAGTCCACGCCCACCGTTCCCATGGTGAGAGTAGGTGGGGTGGGGGTGGTGTGGTGGGTCCAAAAAGTGGCGCTGGTGTTGTTGGGTGGCAGCTGGCTTATGGAGCAGCAACTGGGTGTATGCTGGGTCCTGACCCCCACCTCCACCATCACTGCCTGGCCACATCCTCATCTGCTGCTGGGAGGGAGCCTAATGGACACAACAACAGAGAGGTGAGACGGGTGCAGctccggttctggttctggtcccaTTCCTGTTCCTTCCTCTCTAAACACACCAACACTACAAAGATCAAACAAGACGCTCAGACATGTTCAGTCACAGTAAAACACACGAGTCATGTTATAGGTctgcctctgctgctgctgcacagccaCTCAGGAGGCGCGCTCATCACACCGCCGCCTTTTCATGACTCTCAGGCGGGTTCGTTGAATATTGTGGAAACACTTGGGAGGAGCAGGACTACTGTTGTCTGAAACGTGGACTCGGCTCCAGCATCAAACTTCAAACAGGTGGTGTATGTAAAGCTTGGATGTGCTGTGGTGTGGGGTGTACCTGAGGACTGGTCATCTCATAGTCTGAATGGGTAACAGCAGAGTTGTAGTAGCGGTTACTGTAACGGTAGTTACGGTTGTCATTGGAAGAACCACTGGAGCCACCTGCAAATAAATCACACCGACATTAACTCAGTCAGACTTTTTGGTCGATCACAACCGATTGTTGGAACACGGTTCATTATTTTCATAATACTGTTTGTCTTTTTATGTGCTTTGCTTCTAACAATCTAATGACGGAGCACACGCTCTGCTGTGCCTTCTGTTTCCACCATCACATGATCACATGGCGCCTTCCATGATTTGAAGAACTATGTGTTTAGAGTTCCTGACTTTCGGTGCTGTTTACAGTGAACTCTACGGTCACCTGTCAGCTGCCTCGCAGACTTTCTTTGTGAGGATTATTATGGGGTAGGCTGTGAACTTTACCAGAGCTAGAAACAGAGCTAGTAGTGGAGGTTGAATGGGAGTGGTCCATGGCAGGAGAGGTGGATGTAGATGAACTGGTGTTGGTTCCTTCATCTGTCGTCTTCTTGAAGAAATTGTGCTGCAGGGCGTAGAATGGCGTGATTCGGCTTTTAGGGTCGTAGTCCAGCATGCGCAGGATCAGGTCTGCAAGAGTTCGACAAACAGGACCATGATGATTCATACAGCCGGCCATTACGCTGCCACCAGCCTGGAGCCCCGAACATCGTCTTAATACGGACTGGAAGCAGCATTGTTACCAGACTACAAAGTCAAAAGTGTAAATACAGATCataatggaaatggaaattatgtttttattattatttatttacgtacaaatatcatccatccatcatccatccacatCTATCCacatatcatccatccatccacatctatccacatccatccatccatccatccacatctATCCacatatcatccatccatcatccatccacatCTATCCacatatcatccatccatccacatctATCCAcatattatccatccatccacatctatccacatccatccatccatccacatccATCCATATAATATAGTAACACTGACAGAAACATCCACTGAAAAAATATCAATGAACGGACAGACAGATCCTCTATGGGCTGATTATTGCTCcttttcacattttattttatttacattttatttctgaACTGaaataataacttttttttttaaacttctatTGTACTAAAAACTTTTCACAATCTTTTTTCGAACAGAACCACCAGCAAGTTTATCTTGTAGGAAGACAGCCTAAAACAGAGTGATGAGGAGCACTAATGTGTTTTTCCTGTGGCTGTGTACGAACGTGTAGTGCACGCTGCTCCTGCTGTTCAGTGCTCGTGTGTCAGTGGCACTGCCCTCTTGGTCCTTCGCAGATTTTTCTCACTATGTTTAATCTCTGAAgcgtttttacagctttttgaaCGCAACACTTATTGCTGACATTACAAACTGAGTGGATTTTAGCCTCTCTGGTGCTTCCTTACAGTCTACATTTgtaatatttgtacattttattattgtatgaatgttcttttttatttagtctGAGAAAGTCAGGGAAATTATTCATGAGGGCTCCAGTCTTCGTCTCTGATGAAGCTTTTCGTGGTATTTCTGATCTCACTCTAGTAAATAATTTTCTTGCTGTTCAATAACTTTGGACAGTTAGGTGATGGCATACCTTTAAACTTCAGGTAGTCACAGGGGGCATGTCCTGGCTCTCCTGCCCTCCGGCCCCCGGGGCCCCCAGTCTCTACACCTAAAATCTCATGAAGACGTCGTGTGGCTGGCGGCTTGTACTCCTACAAAATAAATAACCAATGATAAATGTTAATATGAATTTGGTTGTGTATATTTTGAAACACTGGATGTTAACATTTATAAACAATAAAACAGTTTGCAAACTGCAAAAAATGTAGGGAATGATTTGACTTGTAATTGACGGTGTTTTACAGTTACACACACGTGTGCAGTACAGCATCTGAGCACCTCCGGGTGATGGACTTTTGTCTTGAATGAGGCCAAAGTGCCGCCACACGTCAGTCGGTTGATAAGGAGCAGGGAAGCCACTCCTCCCCGTTTGCTGACATCAGCATTTTGTTCGACATGCTTGTTTTCTGCTGTTGATATCCAGCATGTTTGTGTCAGAGGAGTGGAGACGTGTTTTTGCTGTTAGTTGCACCACCAAAAGGCAAAGAGAGATCTTTACCTCTGAAAAGGAGGTTATAGGCTTTGTTGGTCTGAGCAGGATTATGCAAAAAGCAGATTTGCATGAAATTTATTGAACATGACCCAGTTTAGACAGGACTTATTTTTGGTCTGGACCCAGATCAGGTGTTGGATACAAGAAGTTTTTATTTAGCCTCAGTGCGGGTGGGCAGGCCCGGACTGTTTTACAGTTTCTCTGCCTGGAAGCAGAACTGTCTGATGGAGCCAAAAGAAGATGGATGTACTGAATAGTTATGCATCAAGTTTTCCAATAAAGCAAATAGTATAATTCAGAGATTTTTCATTCTGGTCTTTTCGGTATACTGAGTTGGCATCACCAATTACAATCTTGTGGATTGCTATGAAACTGCACATGGATGGTACACGTGCAAATGTAAGCAGAGGTGTTTCCTTTTTAatcactccatccatccatccattttcatccgctTATCCGGGGTCAGGTTGCAGAGGAAACGGAACCAGGAGAGAAACCTAGACATCCCTCCAAAGGGAGacgaccaggaggcatcctgtTCAGATGCCCGGACCGGCTCAGCCGGCTCCTTTCGATGCGGAGGGGCAGCGGCTCTACTCCGAGCAtcctctggatggtggagccccccatcctatctctaaggctgagcccagccatCCTCCGAAGGAAATCCATTTCACCCGCTTGTAtccgcgatctcgttctttgggtcactatccagatcatgtgaccacaggtgagggttggaacaaagatggagcagtaaATCAAAAGCTTCTCCTTCCacctcagctccttcttcaccacgatggACTGGAGCAGCGCCCTCATCACCGCTGACCAGGCCccaatccgtctgtccatctctcGCTCCAACCTTCCATCACTCGTGAACAACGTATACAGATACGTAAACTCTTCCGCCTGACGCAGCATTCCACCTTTTTCCGGTTGAGAACCATGGCCTCACATTTGGAAGAGCTGACCCTCATCCCGGTCGCTTTGTATTCAGCTACGAACTGCTCTACTGCGCGGCAGAAGGTCCtggcttgaagaagccaacagaaccacatcatctgcaaaaagcagagcTGCGATTCTGAGATTCCCAAATCAGACACCCTCCTCTCCACGACTGCGCCTTGAGATCCTTTCCACACAGAaaaccacaaacaggatcgCTGACAAGGGGCAGCTCAGTCCAACACGCACTGTAAACAAGTGCCCCTTAGTGCCGAGGATGCGGACACAGCTCTTGCTGTGGTTCTACAGGGACCAGATAGCTCATAAAAGCGGCTCCGGCACCCCATACATGGCTAGCACAGAAGTCCAGAACCTTCCCTTCTGCGACTTGCAGCCCCAGTGAGGCGACGCTCTCGCTCAACGGGGACTTGTGAGTATCCCCACACCCGCCCGACGCCTCTCGCTATGGGCAACTTCAGAGTCCAGCCGTTCTCCAGGAGTTTGGTTCCAGAGCCAACGCTGTGTGTGGAGGTGGGCCCAACTATATCTAGTTGATCCCGCTCCACCGCACACACCAGCTCGGCCTCTTTTCCCACCAGTGAGGGGAGATTCCACGTTCCCAGAGCCAGTTTGCAACGCCAGCTATTGGCACGCCCAGGTCCCCGCCTTTGCCTGCCgtccagctcacattgcacctgACCTCCCCACGAGTGGTGGGCCCACGTGGAGGTGGATTCCAGATTCTTCTTCGAGCTAAGCCCGACCGAGCCCCGGGAGTCAAAGTTCGGCCAACAGGTGCTCCGAGGAAGTGACCTGAGTACCTTCCCCGAGCGAGGCAACTACTTTCTTCTGGTGCCGATCCATCGAGGCCTTTGAATCACTCTTAGTCTGACCCGTCCCCTGAAACCAATTTGCCATTGGGGGGAGAGGAGAGACTACCAGGGACTAACGCCCCCGACAACACAGCTCTGAGGATCATGGGAATACTCAATTCTTTCACCACGTCAAGGTGGCAATTCTTTTTTATGCAAGTCACATGTTtgtaactgtgttttttttatccaacaCTTTCTGTACATCTGTGTGgtccattttcttttaaactgaTTCAAAGTGTTGGAACACGTGTTTTAGCTTTAGACACCATCTGAGATTCTTGTGTATCATGTgatcagcagctttctgaagggAAGAAGTGAAGGTGAACTCTGAAACATACCTTCTTAACATCCTTGTTCTTCTTTACTGTCCACAGACCATCTGACAGCTTGTCAAAATACTTTCTGGCTTTAGGAGCTGCATCCAGCATGTGGCTGGGTGGAACCCCCAGAACCTCTACAATCTTATTCATCTGGTCAACCTgttcacaaacacaaacacacagcattAACCTTGGATTCAAACACAGACTGTATATGAATACAGGTGGCACTAACACATAAGGTCAGCTCACTGACAGATTGAGACACAGATTCTGTCCAACTACAACttcattttcttatttcttttttccaaaaaaaCTACAACTATGTTGAACGAATTGGGATGTGACCACTGCTAAAGCATTACGCTGAATGTGGTCCAGACATGGTGCTGCTTTTACCTCATTGGAGCCACTGAAGAGCGGCTCCCCTGTGTGCATCTCCACCAGGATACATCCCAGAGACCACATGTCGATAGCCAGGTCATACGGCATTCCCAGAAGAACCTCAGGAGAGCGGTAAAATCTGCTCTGTATGTACTGATAGATCTGTGAAGAGGAACAAGAAGAcaacttttatttcatttgttgcTTTTTAAATCCTTTCTGTCTATCTGCTCATGTCGACTGAATTGATCAATGGAGCATCTTTTGCACTGATGAATACGCAACTATGCCCCGCCTCTCCTCCCGGGCCACTTGACAAACTGCCAGTTTCAGTGTTAATCAGGACATGTGTTTGATGAGTATGTCGCTCATTACATTTACTCAGCCTTAATCATTTCATTATATTTCATCcgtttttttatttacagcacAAAGGTAACAGGGCTCTGGTCAGAGAAAGGGCATCAAGGAGGTGAAGTGTCTGATTTTGTAAGCTCCCATCATAAGGAGAGAAGCAGTTACTGGGAATTATTAGATGTACATGTATGACCTTTGACAAGCACTTattgaaaatgtgtgtgtgtgtgtgtgtgtgtgtgtgtgtgtgtgtgagagagagagagaaacactcACCCTCTGTCCAAGCTGGCAGGAGGATCCAAAGTCCACAATCTTAATGGCAGATCTTTTGGGGTTGCACAGCAGGATGTTCTCTGGTTTCAGGTCGCAGTGGATGATTGACAGCTCTGGAGT
This window harbors:
- the dyrk1b gene encoding dual specificity tyrosine-phosphorylation-regulated kinase 1B isoform X3 yields the protein MTSQHTHTHPSFSSIHSMADQQQVLSDMTILQRRIPPSFRDPASAPLRKLSVDLIKTYKHINEVYYTKKKRRAQQVPPEDSSTKKERKVYNDGYDDDNYDYIVKNGEKWLDRYEIDSLIGKGSFGQVVKAYDHHEQEWVAIKIIKNKKAFLNQAQIELRLLELMNKHDTEMKYYIVHLKRHFMFRNHLCLVFELLSYNLYDLLRNTNFRGVSLNLTRKFAQQLCTALLFLATPELSIIHCDLKPENILLCNPKRSAIKIVDFGSSCQLGQRIYQYIQSRFYRSPEVLLGMPYDLAIDMWSLGCILVEMHTGEPLFSGSNEVDQMNKIVEVLGVPPSHMLDAAPKARKYFDKLSDGLWTVKKNKDVKKEYKPPATRRLHEILGVETGGPGGRRAGEPGHAPCDYLKFKDLILRMLDYDPKSRITPFYALQHNFFKKTTDEGTNTSSSTSTSPAMDHSHSTSTTSSVSSSGGSSGSSNDNRNYRYSNRYYNSAVTHSDYEMTSPQAPSQQQMRMWPGSDGGGGGQDPAYTQLLLHKPAATQQHQRHFLDPPHHPHPTYSHHGNGGRGLRQGGQTGVGGGGGQQGSSPQMSDSMDVGVSLGLHHLGAVSSMEASQFGSASLPLALPIGLSAFRTRTAPTAPGPQAPPPEDYYPASNNNNPAAGGRGRPDSDEGPANS
- the dyrk1b gene encoding dual specificity tyrosine-phosphorylation-regulated kinase 1B isoform X1 — encoded protein: MVVTSSSVDDKTLPSCRMVQSEPWKPSALHRKNKSVSSSGCPPTSSSSSSSSSSSSTAQGFSLAEPAMTSQHTHTHPSFSSIHSMADQQQVLSDMTILQRRIPPSFRDPASAPLRKLSVDLIKTYKHINEVYYTKKKRRAQQVPPEDSSTKKERKVYNDGYDDDNYDYIVKNGEKWLDRYEIDSLIGKGSFGQVVKAYDHHEQEWVAIKIIKNKKAFLNQAQIELRLLELMNKHDTEMKYYIVHLKRHFMFRNHLCLVFELLSYNLYDLLRNTNFRGVSLNLTRKFAQQLCTALLFLATPELSIIHCDLKPENILLCNPKRSAIKIVDFGSSCQLGQRIYQYIQSRFYRSPEVLLGMPYDLAIDMWSLGCILVEMHTGEPLFSGSNEVDQMNKIVEVLGVPPSHMLDAAPKARKYFDKLSDGLWTVKKNKDVKKEYKPPATRRLHEILGVETGGPGGRRAGEPGHAPCDYLKFKDLILRMLDYDPKSRITPFYALQHNFFKKTTDEGTNTSSSTSTSPAMDHSHSTSTTSSVSSSGGSSGSSNDNRNYRYSNRYYNSAVTHSDYEMTSPQAPSQQQMRMWPGSDGGGGGQDPAYTQLLLHKPAATQQHQRHFLDPPHHPHPTYSHHGNGGRGLRQGGQTGVGGGGGQQGSSPQMSDSMDVGVSLGLHHLGAVSSMEASQFGSASLPLALPIGLSAFRTRTAPTAPGPQAPPPEDYYPASNNNNPAAGGRGRPDSDEGPANS
- the dyrk1b gene encoding dual specificity tyrosine-phosphorylation-regulated kinase 1B isoform X2: MPGVSSSGCPPTSSSSSSSSSSSSTAQGFSLAEPAMTSQHTHTHPSFSSIHSMADQQQVLSDMTILQRRIPPSFRDPASAPLRKLSVDLIKTYKHINEVYYTKKKRRAQQVPPEDSSTKKERKVYNDGYDDDNYDYIVKNGEKWLDRYEIDSLIGKGSFGQVVKAYDHHEQEWVAIKIIKNKKAFLNQAQIELRLLELMNKHDTEMKYYIVHLKRHFMFRNHLCLVFELLSYNLYDLLRNTNFRGVSLNLTRKFAQQLCTALLFLATPELSIIHCDLKPENILLCNPKRSAIKIVDFGSSCQLGQRIYQYIQSRFYRSPEVLLGMPYDLAIDMWSLGCILVEMHTGEPLFSGSNEVDQMNKIVEVLGVPPSHMLDAAPKARKYFDKLSDGLWTVKKNKDVKKEYKPPATRRLHEILGVETGGPGGRRAGEPGHAPCDYLKFKDLILRMLDYDPKSRITPFYALQHNFFKKTTDEGTNTSSSTSTSPAMDHSHSTSTTSSVSSSGGSSGSSNDNRNYRYSNRYYNSAVTHSDYEMTSPQAPSQQQMRMWPGSDGGGGGQDPAYTQLLLHKPAATQQHQRHFLDPPHHPHPTYSHHGNGGRGLRQGGQTGVGGGGGQQGSSPQMSDSMDVGVSLGLHHLGAVSSMEASQFGSASLPLALPIGLSAFRTRTAPTAPGPQAPPPEDYYPASNNNNPAAGGRGRPDSDEGPANS